A portion of the Acidisarcina polymorpha genome contains these proteins:
- a CDS encoding ABC transporter permease, whose amino-acid sequence MATMTATAPRLANTAKPGVWLPAYSLWQREIVRFYRQKARVVGVIASPLIFWLVLGSGFAHSFQSGSSSGHYLGYFFPGSVAMIVLFTAIFSMMSLIQDRNEGFLLSVLAAPVRRSAIVLGKVLGGASLAAIQGIVFLVFAPFVGVHPTFASVGVAILVIVMISFELTALGFAVAWPMDSTQAFHAIVNIILLPLWMLSGALFPASGASGWLRLCMRLNPLSYGVDALRNALFPTAATDFSLTTNLAVTLGFCLLTFAASWAIVNRRTHQPAA is encoded by the coding sequence ATGGCGACCATGACCGCGACCGCACCTCGACTTGCGAACACCGCGAAGCCCGGCGTTTGGCTACCCGCCTATTCGCTCTGGCAGCGCGAGATTGTTCGTTTTTATCGGCAAAAAGCCCGCGTTGTGGGCGTGATCGCCTCCCCATTGATCTTCTGGCTGGTGCTTGGCTCAGGCTTTGCCCATAGCTTCCAATCGGGAAGCAGCTCCGGGCACTACCTCGGCTACTTCTTTCCTGGTTCGGTCGCGATGATCGTGCTTTTTACGGCGATCTTCAGCATGATGTCTCTGATCCAGGACCGCAATGAGGGATTTCTGCTATCCGTGCTGGCCGCACCGGTCAGGCGTTCGGCGATCGTTCTAGGCAAGGTCCTCGGCGGCGCAAGCCTGGCAGCGATTCAGGGAATTGTCTTTCTGGTCTTCGCTCCCTTTGTCGGCGTTCATCCCACCTTTGCCTCGGTTGGCGTGGCTATTCTGGTCATCGTGATGATCAGCTTTGAGCTGACCGCCCTGGGCTTTGCGGTCGCGTGGCCGATGGATTCAACTCAGGCTTTCCATGCGATCGTGAACATCATCCTGCTGCCGCTGTGGATGCTCTCTGGCGCGCTCTTCCCCGCCAGTGGAGCCTCGGGATGGCTGCGCCTCTGTATGCGCCTCAATCCCCTCAGCTATGGCGTGGACGCATTGCGGAATGCGCTTTTCCCGACCGCCGCCACCGATTTTTCTTTGACCACCAACCTTGCCGTCACGCTTGGCTTCTGCCTGTTGACGTTCGCCGCTTCCTGGGCGATCGTGAACCGGCGGACCCACCAACCGGCAGCCTGA
- a CDS encoding zinc-dependent alcohol dehydrogenase produces MKAVYLQATNKPLLVKDVPEPRLRAGGAIVQVKSAPVLSYMRQVVTGKLGYSMPLPFIPGNAGIGEVVEVADDVFDFKPGQLVFMDPYVGSRTNGGEYDDILIGLTGLSAVSGRMFDLWHDGTFAERALVPAETLTVFDEAKSLGAERLAALTRLAIPYGGLLKTGLRAGKTIMIGGATGNIGAGAVMVALAMGASRVIALGRDSKGLAELEALDSRRVVAVALEGGDVEALTARIKAAGGPIDTYFDMTGAAPDPTPIMAAIGALRRGGTAVFMGGVQATLPIPYSQIMFNELTLRGNFMYPREAPGDLLQMVLAGTLDLSKIKIKSFRLDQIEEAIDDASAGKGLNMTVVKP; encoded by the coding sequence ATGAAAGCAGTCTACCTCCAAGCGACCAATAAGCCTTTGCTTGTGAAAGATGTTCCTGAACCTCGACTCCGCGCTGGTGGCGCCATCGTCCAGGTGAAGAGCGCGCCCGTGCTTTCCTATATGCGTCAGGTGGTCACTGGCAAGCTGGGATACTCTATGCCTCTGCCCTTCATCCCCGGCAATGCCGGTATTGGTGAGGTAGTCGAAGTTGCCGACGACGTCTTCGACTTCAAACCGGGCCAGCTGGTGTTCATGGATCCATATGTAGGGTCACGGACGAATGGGGGCGAATATGACGACATTCTGATCGGTCTCACGGGTCTCTCCGCCGTCTCAGGCAGAATGTTCGATCTGTGGCATGACGGCACCTTCGCGGAACGAGCGCTCGTCCCGGCAGAGACACTCACGGTTTTCGATGAAGCCAAGAGCCTTGGTGCGGAGCGGCTGGCCGCGCTGACCCGGCTTGCGATTCCATACGGAGGCCTTTTAAAAACCGGTTTGCGAGCTGGAAAGACGATCATGATCGGAGGGGCGACCGGAAACATTGGTGCTGGCGCAGTGATGGTAGCGCTGGCCATGGGCGCGAGCAGGGTCATTGCTCTGGGCCGCGACAGCAAAGGCTTGGCCGAGCTGGAGGCGCTTGACTCCAGACGTGTGGTCGCAGTTGCGCTGGAGGGCGGCGATGTAGAGGCCCTGACGGCGCGGATTAAGGCGGCGGGGGGACCGATCGACACCTACTTCGACATGACGGGAGCGGCGCCGGATCCCACTCCGATCATGGCGGCGATCGGAGCTCTGCGGCGTGGCGGAACGGCTGTCTTTATGGGCGGGGTGCAGGCGACCCTGCCGATTCCTTACTCGCAGATCATGTTCAACGAACTAACGCTGCGGGGCAACTTCATGTATCCCCGCGAAGCTCCGGGGGATCTGCTGCAGATGGTCCTGGCCGGAACGCTGGACCTCTCGAAGATCAAGATCAAATCCTTCAGGCTCGATCAGATTGAAGAAGCTATCGATGACGCAAGTGCCGGGAAAGGATTGAACATGACGGTCGTCAAGCCGTGA
- a CDS encoding DUF420 domain-containing protein — protein MQAARANTPTTNTTTAPVAVILAVSAVATLFLFWLIYVHPAADANGTQFTFLPNLNALLNGLSAVALLVGFYFIKHRRIAAHRASMMTAFVFSSLFLVSYIVNHALHGDQRYPVHDTVYHIYIPLLISHIVLAVVALPVVLITFYLSLSGRIPAHRRVARYTFPLWLYVSVTGVIVRLMLVAAR, from the coding sequence ATGCAAGCCGCTCGAGCAAACACTCCTACGACGAACACCACGACGGCGCCCGTAGCCGTAATCCTTGCCGTCAGCGCCGTTGCCACGCTCTTTCTGTTCTGGCTGATCTACGTGCATCCGGCAGCCGACGCCAACGGAACTCAATTCACTTTTCTACCGAACCTGAATGCCCTGCTGAACGGTCTCAGCGCGGTCGCCCTGCTGGTTGGCTTCTATTTCATTAAGCATCGCCGGATTGCCGCCCACCGCGCCAGCATGATGACTGCATTTGTCTTTTCATCGCTGTTCCTCGTCTCTTACATCGTGAACCACGCGCTGCATGGCGACCAGAGATACCCGGTTCATGACACCGTCTACCACATCTACATACCGCTGCTGATCAGCCATATCGTGCTTGCCGTCGTCGCCCTTCCCGTCGTGTTGATTACGTTCTACCTTTCGCTGAGCGGTAGAATTCCCGCGCACCGCCGTGTAGCAAGGTATACCTTTCCGCTGTGGCTCTACGTCTCGGTGACTGGAGTGATCGTGCGGCTGATGCTGGTTGCGGCAAGGTAA
- the cyoE gene encoding heme o synthase — translation MAQATTADHSDVASRLADYRELFKVRVTTMVVITAWAGFYLGSMRSGISSVQPGLIETLVGIGLVSAGSSALNQALERKSDAKMIRTSDRPLPSGRINLAHGILLGLLAIAIGAVWLTLRANLLTGTLTLLTAFSYVAIYTPLKRYTPLATFIGAFPGAMPPLIGWVAARGMIEWPAVALFAILFVWQFPHFMAIAWLYREDYGRAGIKMLPVVQPDGWSTVLEALVYAVLLIPVSLLPVYLHIAGHLYGAAALLLGIFYLIYTIRFARITKAQTVLESRRYARDLLKVSVIYLPLLLTAMMLNAIGKF, via the coding sequence ATGGCCCAGGCGACGACTGCCGACCATAGCGACGTAGCCTCCAGGCTTGCGGATTATCGAGAATTGTTCAAGGTGCGGGTGACTACGATGGTCGTCATCACGGCGTGGGCAGGGTTCTACCTTGGATCGATGCGGTCGGGGATCAGTAGTGTTCAACCAGGCCTGATCGAGACCCTGGTGGGCATTGGACTAGTATCAGCCGGATCGAGCGCGTTGAACCAAGCCCTGGAGCGGAAGTCGGATGCAAAGATGATTCGCACCTCCGACCGCCCCCTGCCTTCAGGAAGGATCAATCTGGCTCACGGCATCCTGCTGGGGCTCTTAGCCATTGCCATCGGCGCGGTGTGGCTTACCTTGCGAGCGAACCTGCTCACCGGCACGTTGACGCTGCTCACCGCCTTCAGCTACGTCGCGATCTATACGCCGTTGAAGCGCTACACCCCTTTGGCAACATTCATCGGCGCATTCCCCGGCGCGATGCCTCCGCTGATTGGCTGGGTCGCCGCGCGTGGGATGATCGAGTGGCCGGCGGTGGCTCTGTTTGCAATTCTTTTTGTTTGGCAGTTCCCGCATTTCATGGCGATCGCCTGGCTCTACCGAGAGGATTATGGAAGAGCGGGCATCAAAATGCTTCCAGTCGTTCAACCCGACGGCTGGTCGACCGTGCTCGAAGCATTGGTCTACGCGGTGCTTTTGATTCCGGTCAGCTTGCTTCCGGTGTATCTGCATATTGCCGGGCACCTTTACGGCGCGGCCGCATTGTTGCTGGGTATTTTTTATCTGATCTACACTATCCGTTTCGCTCGCATCACCAAGGCGCAAACTGTGCTCGAATCAAGAAGGTACGCGCGCGACTTGCTCAAGGTCAGCGTGATTTATCTTCCGCTTCTGCTCACCGCGATGATGCTCAACGCTATAGGAAAATTTTGA
- a CDS encoding AI-2E family transporter → MTSTAPDKAPAVRHSARADITFTFALAIGLYLAWLVRNVLLIVYVSALFAVVLLPVVNGIRRVRLGQWHPNRVIAILVLFLIVGGAAALFFTFAVPPVVSDLRQFAGELPTRGPQLLLRAQQLPFIRHVDLSALNAKIQDVASNSASYLLVSLTNWASKIFDLLTGVILTVYFMLEGEHAYEWFLSFVPLDQRDRLNRTLQRAEVRMGKWLLGQGLLMLILGVTSTVVFVLLKIRYAYALGVLMGIFNIIPIVGALITVSLALVVAAIDSWGRVLGVLIFYMIYAQLENSLLTPRIMKSSVDLAGLAVLIALLLGAALAGVTGALVSVPTAVLVAVLLEEYFVKTKDPVPETAPQSPFPKA, encoded by the coding sequence TTGACCTCGACCGCTCCTGACAAAGCACCCGCCGTCCGCCACTCTGCGCGTGCCGACATCACGTTTACATTCGCCCTCGCAATCGGCCTCTACCTGGCATGGTTGGTGCGCAATGTACTCCTGATTGTCTATGTGAGCGCCCTTTTTGCTGTGGTGTTGCTGCCGGTGGTTAACGGCATTCGCCGGGTTCGTCTCGGGCAGTGGCATCCCAACCGGGTGATCGCCATCCTGGTGCTTTTTCTAATTGTGGGCGGGGCTGCTGCTCTCTTCTTCACATTTGCCGTTCCTCCGGTGGTAAGCGATTTGCGGCAGTTCGCCGGAGAATTACCCACCCGCGGACCGCAACTTCTACTTCGCGCTCAACAACTTCCTTTCATCAGGCACGTGGATTTGAGCGCCCTGAACGCCAAGATTCAAGACGTCGCCTCGAACTCCGCGAGTTATCTGCTGGTATCGCTCACCAACTGGGCTAGCAAAATATTCGACCTGTTGACCGGAGTCATCCTCACCGTCTACTTCATGCTCGAGGGCGAACATGCTTACGAATGGTTTCTTTCGTTCGTTCCCCTCGATCAGCGCGATCGGCTGAACCGTACCCTGCAGCGGGCTGAGGTCAGAATGGGAAAATGGCTGCTCGGCCAGGGGCTGCTCATGCTGATCCTGGGCGTAACCAGCACCGTGGTCTTCGTCCTGCTGAAGATTCGCTACGCCTATGCGTTAGGCGTGCTCATGGGGATTTTCAACATCATTCCCATCGTGGGAGCTCTGATTACCGTATCGCTGGCTCTGGTTGTCGCAGCGATCGACTCCTGGGGGCGGGTGCTTGGCGTGTTGATCTTCTACATGATCTATGCCCAACTGGAGAATTCATTGTTGACGCCGCGTATCATGAAATCGAGTGTTGATTTGGCCGGACTGGCGGTCTTGATCGCATTACTGCTGGGCGCCGCCTTAGCTGGCGTCACGGGAGCCTTGGTCTCTGTGCCGACCGCTGTTTTGGTTGCCGTACTTCTCGAGGAGTACTTCGTCAAGACCAAGGATCCCGTCCCTGAAACCGCCCCACAGAGCCCGTTTCCAAAGGCTTAG
- a CDS encoding ABC transporter ATP-binding protein produces MMATVSESPASPPSTRFQRGAFAPIVLDRLTHSYGDRRALDDLSFEVKAGEIFGLLGPNGSGKTTLFRILSTLMTPTGGRASIQGFDVAREPNKVRQQIGIVFQARSLDMKLTVAENLKHQGNLYGLQGALLRTRIHDVLGRVGLLDRAHDFAETLSGGMQRRVELAKGLIHSPSILLLDEPSTGLDPGARRDLWQYLETLRDEEEVAILVTTHLMEEAEHCDRLAILNDGHLVALGSPFELKSQIGGDVVLFETRSPEAAETLSLRLAQRFTAEAAVLGSSVRLEHNQGHRFVTSVVEAFPGMVEAVTVSKPSLEDVFIRRTGHRFWTDVAAGDLAPVQSSRAGKGH; encoded by the coding sequence ATGATGGCAACCGTCAGTGAGTCTCCGGCAAGTCCACCTTCCACCCGCTTCCAACGCGGCGCCTTTGCACCGATTGTGCTCGATAGATTGACTCACAGTTACGGCGACCGCCGGGCGCTGGATGATCTCAGCTTCGAGGTGAAGGCCGGAGAGATTTTCGGGCTCCTCGGTCCGAACGGCAGCGGCAAGACGACCTTGTTTCGCATCCTGTCGACGCTGATGACGCCGACCGGCGGCCGTGCCAGCATCCAGGGCTTTGATGTGGCGCGGGAGCCGAACAAAGTCCGGCAGCAGATCGGCATTGTCTTCCAGGCCCGCAGCCTCGACATGAAGCTGACAGTGGCCGAGAACCTGAAACACCAGGGCAATCTCTATGGCTTGCAAGGCGCTCTTTTGAGAACACGCATCCACGATGTGCTCGGCAGGGTCGGACTGCTCGACCGCGCGCATGATTTCGCCGAAACGCTATCCGGAGGGATGCAGCGTCGAGTCGAACTGGCGAAGGGGTTGATTCATTCCCCATCCATTCTGCTACTGGACGAGCCCTCGACTGGGCTCGATCCGGGCGCGCGACGCGACCTCTGGCAGTACCTTGAGACGCTGCGCGATGAGGAAGAAGTAGCCATTCTGGTGACCACTCATCTCATGGAAGAGGCAGAGCATTGCGACCGTCTGGCAATTCTGAACGACGGCCATCTGGTGGCTCTGGGATCGCCATTTGAGTTGAAATCGCAGATTGGCGGCGATGTGGTCCTCTTCGAGACCAGATCTCCGGAGGCAGCGGAGACGTTGTCCTTGCGATTAGCGCAACGCTTCACCGCAGAAGCAGCCGTTCTTGGCAGTTCGGTCCGTCTGGAACATAACCAGGGTCACCGGTTCGTGACCTCCGTCGTCGAGGCATTCCCGGGGATGGTTGAAGCAGTCACTGTCTCCAAACCAAGCCTCGAAGATGTATTCATTCGACGAACCGGCCACCGCTTCTGGACTGATGTCGCCGCTGGAGATCTCGCGCCGGTGCAGAGTTCCCGCGCCGGAAAGGGGCATTAA